In the genome of Acetobacter oryzifermentans, one region contains:
- a CDS encoding histidine phosphatase family protein, translating into MMPNLPVVRVVLVGSLIPDDVRKGYIPEQNKIIKFPFSKIIQEDFLEKHNISRIFCASDIFVVSDCLLLEQNIVLEQKLRNRNYGALAGRNLKSLSVEEQEQFMNPTHSPVGGESIYAFHARLKAWLDSLFDNAKNQETFLIIASPIIIRALSACIIADGIKNSFHILNKLDVYPESWSVFSGRSGNWRILTLSAPF; encoded by the coding sequence ATGATGCCCAATCTACCAGTAGTACGCGTTGTCTTGGTAGGAAGTTTAATACCTGATGATGTACGTAAAGGTTATATACCAGAGCAAAACAAAATAATAAAATTTCCATTTTCTAAAATAATCCAAGAAGATTTTTTAGAAAAACATAATATTTCGCGCATTTTTTGTGCATCTGATATTTTTGTAGTTTCAGATTGTCTTCTTTTAGAACAAAATATTGTTTTGGAGCAGAAGCTAAGGAATAGAAATTATGGAGCTTTGGCAGGGCGGAATTTGAAAAGTTTATCGGTAGAAGAGCAGGAGCAATTTATGAATCCTACGCACTCTCCAGTTGGTGGAGAAAGCATATATGCATTTCATGCTAGGTTAAAAGCATGGCTGGATAGCCTTTTTGATAACGCCAAAAACCAAGAAACATTCTTGATAATAGCTTCTCCTATCATCATACGTGCATTAAGCGCATGTATTATTGCTGATGGCATAAAAAATTCTTTTCATATTCTAAATAAATTAGATGTTTATCCAGAAAGTTGGAGTGTTTTTTCGGGAAGATCTGGGAATTGGCGCATTCTCACACTTTCCGCGCCTTTTTAA
- a CDS encoding esterase/lipase family protein, with translation MSVFSIRFINKLNHKTCYIAAFLALTGCTPPVSVQQLSLTEAYQDRTHTALNGTILSNTTRIVLERQNLLGIWQAHPIAAIEILRKSTQDQFYTPDLNDQLFALAELSYLRGKKHKSRTDFMAAAMYAYAYLNPADKTTEHPDPYDPHFRQACDIYMLSLTEALGSPANINSQHWVLPFGDLDLLSVPSERIWHGYELTDFRPTARLTVKGVKNIYSHMGLGEPLAAIPHVSGRAPSSFTVTDKLRIPVSLFMEIPDPRRQVLSDHITGHLTLTALDDRGHILTANNTPIPLQYDQTASRALSLSNAVDWSSEYKGFLDGRFFDNGRKPQLIAIEPHRYGCIPVVLVHGTASSPGRWADMVNDLLEDPQIRAHFEFWFFSYATGNPIPYSAFQLREALESAIQNNGGTQADPALGHMVLIGHSQGGLLAKMQVIDPKDKLWNGLTHHPFNSLHLTPKAHRFLQETLFPKPLPEVQQVVFISTPQHGSYLAALSLAHLVGRMVTFPVSLTEVMQQVVIGESGSIRVNMSPWRMGSVYGMTPHSAFIRSLASIPVVPEVRTHSIIPVLGDGPLATADDGVVKYRSAHIPYADSELVVRHSDHSTQSNPITIAEVRRILLEHLAHLTPGVPETGDMSKQNITRIGGEYQPTTPPVHP, from the coding sequence ATGTCTGTTTTTTCTATAAGATTTATCAATAAATTGAATCACAAGACCTGCTACATTGCTGCTTTTCTGGCCCTTACAGGATGCACTCCTCCTGTTTCTGTTCAGCAGCTTAGCCTAACAGAGGCTTATCAAGATCGCACCCATACCGCTCTTAACGGAACAATCCTTAGTAACACCACCCGTATTGTGCTGGAACGCCAAAATTTGCTGGGCATATGGCAGGCACACCCAATTGCCGCCATTGAAATCCTGCGCAAAAGCACGCAAGACCAATTCTACACTCCAGATTTGAATGACCAACTTTTTGCGTTGGCAGAACTCAGCTACTTACGGGGAAAAAAACATAAATCCCGTACAGATTTCATGGCGGCTGCCATGTATGCATATGCCTATCTCAATCCTGCCGATAAAACGACTGAACATCCAGACCCATATGATCCACATTTTCGGCAAGCATGTGATATTTATATGCTCAGCCTGACAGAGGCTTTAGGTTCTCCTGCAAATATCAACTCTCAACACTGGGTGCTACCATTTGGCGATCTGGATCTTTTATCTGTGCCATCAGAACGTATATGGCATGGCTATGAGCTTACTGATTTCCGCCCCACTGCGCGCCTTACAGTAAAAGGCGTTAAAAACATTTATAGCCACATGGGGCTGGGCGAACCCCTTGCAGCCATTCCACATGTAAGTGGTCGTGCACCATCCTCCTTTACAGTTACGGATAAACTACGCATTCCTGTCAGCCTGTTTATGGAAATACCCGACCCACGCAGACAAGTTCTCTCCGATCATATTACCGGCCATCTAACCCTTACAGCTTTAGATGATCGTGGGCATATTCTCACAGCCAACAATACACCTATACCTCTACAGTACGATCAAACAGCCTCACGCGCACTTAGCCTCAGCAATGCTGTAGATTGGTCTAGCGAATACAAAGGTTTTCTGGACGGTCGTTTTTTTGATAATGGCCGCAAACCTCAGCTTATTGCCATAGAACCACACCGCTACGGGTGTATTCCCGTTGTGCTTGTTCACGGCACAGCATCCAGCCCTGGGCGATGGGCAGATATGGTGAACGATCTTCTGGAAGATCCTCAAATTCGCGCCCATTTTGAGTTTTGGTTTTTTTCTTACGCTACGGGAAATCCCATCCCATACTCGGCTTTTCAACTCCGCGAAGCCTTGGAATCCGCCATTCAAAACAATGGTGGTACGCAAGCAGATCCTGCACTTGGGCATATGGTACTTATTGGCCATAGCCAAGGCGGGCTTTTGGCAAAAATGCAGGTGATAGACCCTAAAGATAAACTCTGGAATGGGCTAACACACCACCCTTTCAACAGTTTACACCTTACCCCAAAAGCTCATAGATTTTTGCAAGAAACTCTGTTTCCAAAACCGTTGCCTGAGGTGCAACAAGTTGTGTTTATCTCTACACCACAACATGGAAGTTATCTGGCGGCACTTTCTTTAGCGCACCTTGTTGGCCGTATGGTGACATTTCCTGTCAGCCTCACTGAAGTGATGCAGCAAGTTGTCATTGGAGAATCTGGTTCAATACGTGTCAACATGAGCCCATGGCGTATGGGCAGTGTGTATGGCATGACACCCCATAGTGCCTTTATCCGCTCTCTAGCATCCATACCGGTTGTGCCAGAAGTACGTACGCACTCCATTATTCCCGTTCTAGGGGATGGCCCATTAGCAACTGCAGATGATGGCGTGGTAAAATACCGCAGTGCGCACATACCTTATGCTGATTCTGAACTGGTTGTGCGGCATTCTGACCATTCCACACAATCCAACCCTATCACTATTGCAGAGGTGCGCCGTATTTTGCTGGAGCATCTCGCTCACCTTACACCGGGAGTTCCAGAAACAGGGGATATGAGCAAACAAAATATCACACGTATTGGCGGTGAATATCAGCCAACAACACCCCCGGTGCATCCATGA
- a CDS encoding Lnb N-terminal periplasmic domain-containing protein — MSKFQHNSSTYGWVFWVKAAGAFLFSLYSAAAFYYSTLTPDMLRLGLSIIFPLLILGMFFFAPARLSRTTIPVLCAVFIIWYLTDPPRNHRDWAGEYALPADAVLTGRTVHIQNIRNFKYKTETDYTPHYYDATYNLDDLSSVDMITSYWAGESIAHVFLTFGFKDGHHLAISIETRRQKRFPYSAIAGFFHHYEMFYVTADEQDLIGVRTDIRKERVYLYRLFIAPQTRERLFKSYLSEIHFLHTHPRWYNTLADNCTTEILSRAGAQLHYRLDWRVLLSGYTASLAYDLGLLNTQYDFPTLKRLSRIQRPDGAMPDAHYSQEIRAHLPLDKSPTLSQIK; from the coding sequence ATGAGCAAGTTCCAACATAATTCTTCCACATATGGGTGGGTTTTCTGGGTAAAAGCTGCTGGTGCTTTCTTATTCAGCCTTTATTCTGCGGCTGCATTTTATTATTCCACCTTAACACCAGATATGCTGCGTTTAGGCCTGAGTATCATTTTTCCGTTGCTTATTTTGGGGATGTTCTTTTTTGCCCCAGCCCGGCTTAGCCGCACCACTATTCCAGTTTTATGTGCTGTTTTTATAATATGGTATTTAACGGATCCACCGCGCAATCATCGTGATTGGGCTGGAGAGTATGCCTTGCCAGCAGATGCCGTTTTGACTGGTCGGACTGTGCATATTCAAAACATACGGAATTTTAAATACAAAACAGAAACAGATTATACACCACACTATTATGATGCCACATATAATCTGGATGACCTTTCATCTGTAGATATGATTACATCCTATTGGGCTGGGGAAAGTATTGCACATGTTTTTCTTACCTTTGGATTCAAAGACGGACATCACCTAGCCATATCTATCGAAACGCGCAGGCAAAAGCGCTTTCCGTATTCGGCAATTGCTGGCTTTTTCCATCATTATGAAATGTTTTATGTTACCGCAGATGAACAGGATTTAATTGGTGTTCGGACAGATATCCGCAAAGAACGCGTCTATCTTTATCGGCTCTTTATTGCACCGCAAACGCGTGAACGCCTGTTTAAAAGCTACCTTTCAGAAATTCATTTTCTGCATACTCACCCGCGCTGGTACAATACACTCGCAGATAACTGCACAACAGAAATTCTCTCCCGCGCTGGCGCTCAACTGCATTATCGGTTGGATTGGCGCGTCTTGCTAAGCGGTTACACGGCCTCTTTGGCATATGATCTGGGGCTACTGAACACACAGTATGATTTTCCCACCCTCAAACGCCTTAGCCGTATTCAGCGGCCGGACGGAGCGATGCCAGATGCACACTATTCGCAAGAAATCCGAGCTCATTTACCTTTAGATAAGTCCCCTACACTTTCACAAATCAAATAA
- the bfr gene encoding bacterioferritin → MMVKDPKVIEHLNIQLTNELTAINQYFLHARTLRHWGVTLLGKKEYEESIEEMRHADWLIERILYLGGLPNVQRLNTILIGQDVKEILECDLKLEEKALGDLREGIAYCESVRDFVSRDLLLKILENEEEHEDFLDRQFDLIKQIGIERYIQLNSAAAPDQE, encoded by the coding sequence ATCATGGTAAAAGATCCTAAAGTTATCGAACATCTGAACATCCAGCTTACAAATGAGCTGACAGCTATCAACCAGTACTTCCTGCATGCACGCACACTGCGCCACTGGGGCGTTACCCTGCTGGGCAAGAAAGAGTACGAAGAATCCATTGAAGAAATGCGTCATGCTGACTGGCTGATTGAACGCATTCTCTATCTGGGTGGGCTGCCTAACGTCCAGCGCCTGAACACCATCCTGATTGGTCAGGATGTGAAGGAAATTCTGGAATGCGACCTGAAGCTGGAAGAAAAAGCTCTGGGTGATCTGCGCGAAGGCATTGCCTATTGCGAAAGCGTGCGTGACTTTGTTTCCCGTGATCTGCTGCTGAAGATCCTTGAAAATGAAGAAGAACACGAAGACTTCCTGGATCGTCAGTTTGATCTGATCAAGCAGATTGGCATCGAACGCTACATCCAGCTGAACTCTGCAGCGGCTCCCGATCAGGAATAA
- a CDS encoding ArsC family reductase: MSATITIYGIKSCDTMRKAMKWLEAHSVAYSFHDYKKQGIDTATLKQWAQNVGWEKLLNKAGTTFRKLPDSEKENIDESRALALMVAYPSLIKRPVLDREGEITVGFKPEVYAGLFAVN; encoded by the coding sequence ATGAGTGCAACAATAACGATATACGGAATTAAATCCTGCGATACGATGCGTAAAGCCATGAAGTGGCTAGAGGCGCATAGTGTGGCGTATAGTTTCCATGATTATAAAAAACAGGGAATAGATACAGCAACACTCAAACAGTGGGCGCAAAATGTTGGGTGGGAAAAGTTGCTGAATAAAGCTGGCACCACGTTTCGTAAATTGCCCGATTCTGAAAAAGAAAATATTGATGAATCACGCGCATTAGCGCTTATGGTTGCTTACCCATCCCTTATAAAAAGGCCTGTTTTAGATCGGGAAGGGGAAATTACGGTTGGCTTTAAGCCCGAAGTTTATGCAGGTTTATTTGCTGTAAATTAA
- a CDS encoding HIT family protein — translation MAKNVIQQRVEWAREGKFPQVIGRMPSGWLIVADTQPVQGYCQLLSDPIVPSLNDLHGQERIQYLADCVTVGDALLKATSAARINYETWCNQEPSLHTHIVPRYLTEADAVKTKPVCVGYAGVFARTFDLERDAAFMEEMRKILNIQP, via the coding sequence ATGGCAAAAAATGTAATTCAACAACGTGTTGAATGGGCGAGAGAAGGGAAGTTCCCTCAGGTTATTGGGCGCATGCCTTCAGGTTGGCTTATTGTTGCAGATACACAACCAGTACAAGGTTATTGCCAGCTTCTGTCAGACCCGATTGTACCGAGCCTGAATGATCTGCACGGGCAGGAGCGTATACAATATCTGGCAGATTGCGTAACGGTAGGTGATGCCCTGTTAAAGGCAACGAGTGCCGCCAGAATTAATTATGAAACATGGTGTAATCAGGAACCCTCTCTCCATACCCATATTGTGCCGCGTTACTTAACAGAAGCTGACGCCGTAAAAACCAAACCTGTTTGTGTGGGTTATGCGGGTGTTTTTGCACGCACGTTTGATTTGGAACGGGATGCAGCTTTTATGGAAGAAATGCGGAAAATTTTGAATATCCAACCATAG
- a CDS encoding DNA-3-methyladenine glycosylase I has product MDSHKHRCKWACGNMILRAYHDAEWGVPIKDARILWEMLVLESFQAGLSWNTVLQKRENFRRAFAGFDPEKVAQFTEQDVQRLMQDAGIIRARLKIEATVKNAHVYLQMQAKGEDFASFAWDVAQQNSVKTKQPHALAQTRASQVLSKELKKRGFCFVGPVIVYAWMQAAGMVNGHEPECFRYYACD; this is encoded by the coding sequence ATGGATTCTCATAAGCACCGTTGCAAATGGGCATGTGGGAACATGATTTTGCGCGCTTACCATGATGCTGAATGGGGTGTGCCCATTAAGGATGCGCGCATCTTATGGGAAATGCTGGTGCTAGAAAGTTTTCAGGCCGGGCTTTCATGGAATACGGTGCTGCAGAAGCGTGAAAATTTTCGGAGGGCTTTCGCTGGGTTTGATCCAGAAAAAGTAGCCCAGTTTACAGAGCAAGACGTGCAAAGGCTGATGCAGGATGCCGGAATTATTCGCGCACGTTTAAAAATAGAAGCGACTGTTAAAAATGCTCATGTCTATTTGCAGATGCAGGCAAAAGGCGAGGATTTTGCAAGTTTTGCGTGGGATGTGGCGCAGCAAAATTCTGTAAAGACGAAACAGCCTCATGCGCTTGCGCAAACGCGCGCTTCACAGGTTCTTTCCAAGGAATTGAAGAAACGCGGCTTTTGCTTTGTTGGCCCGGTTATTGTTTATGCATGGATGCAAGCCGCAGGCATGGTAAACGGACATGAACCAGAATGCTTTCGGTATTACGCCTGCGATTGA
- a CDS encoding ArsR/SmtB family transcription factor, which translates to MVEMSLDEAKQLVEQLKLFAQPQRLMILDALLQHGALAVGELESRTGIGQPTLSQQLGTLRRSNLIVPRRESRTIYYSLQSEDEALRVRILIGLLKGDKGLLSATHEIADKLGTKSTKRKDQILREEGAQFAFVQTTQPQRRF; encoded by the coding sequence ATGGTGGAAATGTCTTTAGACGAAGCAAAACAGTTGGTGGAGCAACTCAAGCTGTTTGCTCAGCCGCAGCGCCTCATGATTCTGGATGCACTTTTGCAGCATGGAGCGCTGGCAGTGGGAGAGCTGGAAAGCAGAACCGGGATTGGCCAGCCGACTCTCAGCCAGCAGTTAGGCACGTTAAGGCGTTCTAACCTTATTGTGCCACGCCGCGAATCGCGCACGATTTACTACAGCTTGCAGAGTGAAGATGAAGCCTTGCGGGTAAGGATTTTGATTGGTCTTTTAAAAGGTGACAAAGGCCTGCTATCTGCCACGCACGAGATTGCTGATAAACTCGGAACAAAATCTACCAAAAGGAAAGATCAAATCCTTCGGGAAGAAGGCGCACAGTTTGCCTTTGTGCAGACAACGCAGCCTCAGCGCCGCTTCTAA
- a CDS encoding peroxiredoxin: MRVNTAAMNDRIIDTSQLEPGVAAPRIGDMAPDFMARTTQGMLTLSALRGQWVLLFSHPADFTPVCTSEFIAFAQAAAQFAAMNCALVGLSVDSLPAHLAWIEAIRERFDVRIPFPVVEDPSMAIARAYGMLDATARNSATVRSVYMIDPQGIVRATTCYPMTVGRSVAELLRLLAALQRVDEGDVLTPEGWAPGGNVVLPTAQTQDAVMQAGPSWFMCLKPDQGR; this comes from the coding sequence ATGCGCGTAAACACTGCTGCTATGAATGACCGCATCATAGATACCAGTCAGTTGGAGCCGGGAGTGGCCGCACCCAGAATTGGAGACATGGCTCCAGATTTTATGGCGCGGACAACCCAAGGCATGCTTACGTTAAGTGCTTTGCGTGGGCAGTGGGTGCTGCTGTTTTCGCATCCAGCAGATTTTACACCAGTTTGCACAAGTGAATTTATTGCGTTTGCACAGGCTGCTGCGCAATTTGCAGCTATGAACTGTGCATTGGTAGGCCTTTCCGTAGATAGCCTGCCCGCCCATCTTGCATGGATTGAAGCTATACGAGAGAGGTTTGACGTTCGGATTCCTTTCCCGGTGGTAGAAGATCCATCCATGGCCATTGCACGTGCGTATGGTATGCTGGATGCAACAGCCCGGAATAGCGCAACCGTGCGCAGTGTGTACATGATTGACCCGCAAGGTATTGTGCGGGCCACAACATGCTACCCCATGACTGTTGGCCGATCTGTGGCGGAATTACTACGTTTGCTTGCTGCCCTTCAACGGGTGGATGAGGGGGATGTTCTCACCCCCGAAGGTTGGGCACCCGGAGGGAATGTGGTGCTGCCTACGGCGCAAACTCAAGATGCTGTTATGCAGGCAGGGCCATCGTGGTTCATGTGTTTAAAGCCTGATCAGGGGCGGTAA
- a CDS encoding MBL fold metallo-hydrolase, translating into MSDPAIATATQQILMAVQHPEQQPVVKTFFDEKTFTASHVVHDPQTLTTAVIDSVLDYDQASGRIKYDSAQKIVDYVRAEKLQVAWQLETHAHADHLSAAPWLQEQLGGKLGIGANIVQVQEVFGKIFNADTRFARDGSQFDHLFTDGEQFKLGKLNAIALHVPGHTPADMAFIIGDAAFIGDTLFMPDYGTARADFPGGDARMLYRSIRRLLTLPAETRLFLCHDYKAPHRDTYAWETTVGAERAHNVHVHEGVSEDEFVNMRTSRDATLALPNLIMPSVQINIRGGHMPEPEDNGTSYIKIPINKL; encoded by the coding sequence ATGTCAGATCCAGCTATCGCCACAGCCACCCAGCAGATTTTAATGGCTGTGCAGCACCCCGAACAACAGCCTGTTGTAAAAACCTTTTTTGATGAAAAAACCTTCACAGCCAGCCATGTGGTGCATGACCCACAAACTCTAACGACCGCCGTTATTGATAGCGTGCTGGATTATGATCAGGCTTCCGGCCGTATTAAATACGATTCTGCCCAAAAAATTGTCGATTATGTACGCGCTGAAAAACTGCAGGTTGCATGGCAACTAGAAACACATGCGCATGCTGATCATCTTTCCGCCGCACCATGGTTGCAGGAGCAACTGGGGGGCAAGCTGGGTATTGGTGCCAACATTGTGCAGGTGCAGGAAGTTTTTGGCAAAATCTTTAATGCCGATACCAGATTTGCGCGTGATGGATCTCAGTTTGATCATCTTTTTACAGATGGCGAACAGTTCAAGCTAGGCAAGCTGAACGCCATAGCATTACACGTGCCAGGCCATACCCCCGCAGATATGGCTTTTATTATCGGTGATGCAGCCTTTATTGGCGATACACTGTTCATGCCAGATTATGGCACTGCCCGTGCAGACTTCCCCGGTGGGGATGCCCGGATGCTGTATCGCTCTATCCGCCGCCTTCTCACCTTACCAGCGGAAACGCGCCTTTTCCTCTGCCACGATTACAAGGCTCCACACCGTGATACCTATGCGTGGGAAACCACTGTAGGTGCAGAGCGCGCGCATAATGTGCATGTGCATGAAGGCGTAAGTGAGGATGAGTTTGTAAATATGCGCACATCACGAGATGCAACACTTGCCCTACCCAACCTGATTATGCCTTCCGTACAGATCAATATCCGTGGGGGGCATATGCCAGAGCCAGAAGATAACGGTACGAGTTACATCAAGATCCCCATCAACAAGCTCTAA
- a CDS encoding sulfite exporter TauE/SafE family protein — MLSLSVPHLLLELMSGVLVGFTLGLIGGGGSILAVPLMVYLVGVKNPHVAIGTSALAVAINALVGLAQHARNHTVKWRCAGIFASCGVAGAFIGAAIGKTVDGKKLLLFFALLMIGVGILMLRGRHNVGCPGASCNRHNAPKVMGYGLGTGLLSGFFGIGGGFLIVPGLIASTGMPILNAVGTSLVAVSAFGFSTALSYMLSGYIDWQLAALFILGGAIGCLFGTRTARRMAKSSSHLTTLFACIIFIVAVYMIWQSVQKL; from the coding sequence ATGCTCTCCTTATCTGTTCCCCATCTCCTGCTAGAACTTATGTCTGGCGTACTGGTCGGTTTTACTTTGGGATTAATTGGTGGCGGGGGGTCCATTCTGGCAGTACCGCTTATGGTGTATCTGGTAGGTGTAAAAAACCCTCATGTGGCTATTGGCACCAGTGCATTGGCTGTAGCTATCAACGCATTGGTGGGGCTGGCACAACATGCACGTAACCATACGGTCAAATGGCGCTGCGCAGGTATCTTTGCATCGTGTGGGGTAGCTGGGGCATTTATTGGGGCCGCTATTGGCAAAACAGTTGATGGCAAAAAGCTCCTTTTGTTTTTTGCCCTGTTAATGATTGGGGTGGGTATTCTTATGCTCCGCGGGCGGCACAACGTTGGTTGTCCGGGGGCAAGCTGTAATAGACATAATGCCCCCAAAGTTATGGGCTACGGCCTTGGCACGGGCCTGCTTTCCGGCTTTTTTGGCATTGGTGGCGGCTTTCTAATTGTGCCCGGCCTTATTGCATCTACCGGCATGCCTATTCTCAATGCAGTTGGCACGTCTCTGGTTGCTGTTTCCGCTTTTGGGTTTAGCACTGCTTTAAGCTACATGCTGTCCGGCTATATTGATTGGCAGTTGGCGGCTCTTTTCATTTTAGGTGGGGCCATTGGTTGCCTGTTTGGCACCCGCACAGCCCGCCGCATGGCAAAATCTTCTAGTCATCTTACAACACTTTTTGCCTGCATCATTTTTATCGTGGCAGTTTACATGATCTGGCAAAGTGTACAAAAATTATAA
- a CDS encoding SulP family inorganic anion transporter: MSPLLGIKNWLGQRITKKSGSWSDMLAGLSLASMNIPQVLGYARIAEMPAVCGLYTVLFPLVAFALFGSSRHLVVAADSATAAIFSSGLSEMVSPGSARYMELVSAVALLNAGFLLVARLFRLGFLADFLSRTVLVGFLAGVGVQVGLSMLYDMTGLVSSSHNTLAQAIGLFQGFGQMQGLSMAIASLSCVVLLAGARQKPHWPVGLCVVVISIFCSWKLDLQHYDVAILGSIRGGLPAFSVPLPGWHDILALLPISASCVFVIIAQSAATSRAFANMFHEHVDENADIVGLCAANAAAALTGTFTVNGSPTQTAMAVQAGARSQKAQLVFAAVTACVLLFFPAPLQYLPRCVLGAIVFCVAVRMIDIQALNGIRNESPGEFRLALVTATTVVSVGVEQGIFIAIALSLFRHVRHSYMPHTLVMAPEATTGMLEAEAVAPGEQSMPGIIIYRFCADLFYANCNLFTDDIMTLISSAPDPVKCVVVDCSAITDIDYSAAQVVRDVLQRLHARGITVLFGRVAPFFLKDMERHHIIAVLGKDNIYMQLHTALASARKLCGSTQAL; the protein is encoded by the coding sequence ATGTCGCCCTTGTTAGGCATAAAAAATTGGCTCGGCCAACGGATAACCAAAAAGTCCGGGTCATGGTCGGATATGCTGGCAGGGCTTTCTTTAGCCTCCATGAACATTCCTCAGGTTCTGGGGTATGCCCGTATTGCTGAAATGCCTGCTGTGTGCGGGCTATATACAGTGTTGTTCCCGTTGGTGGCGTTTGCCCTGTTTGGATCCTCACGCCATCTGGTGGTAGCTGCAGATTCTGCTACGGCTGCCATCTTTTCCAGTGGTCTGTCAGAAATGGTTTCCCCCGGCAGTGCCAGATATATGGAGTTGGTTAGCGCAGTTGCTCTCCTTAATGCAGGATTTCTCTTAGTTGCCCGCTTATTTCGGTTAGGGTTTCTGGCAGATTTTTTGTCTCGCACTGTGCTGGTGGGTTTTTTGGCAGGCGTGGGTGTACAAGTGGGCTTAAGCATGTTGTATGACATGACAGGCTTAGTCTCATCCTCTCACAATACACTGGCTCAGGCGATAGGGTTGTTCCAAGGTTTCGGGCAGATGCAAGGGTTAAGCATGGCCATTGCCAGCTTGAGCTGTGTTGTGTTGTTGGCAGGAGCAAGACAGAAGCCTCATTGGCCAGTAGGCTTGTGTGTTGTGGTTATCAGTATTTTTTGTAGTTGGAAGTTAGACTTACAACATTACGACGTTGCCATTCTGGGCAGCATACGTGGGGGTTTGCCAGCATTTTCCGTACCTCTGCCCGGCTGGCATGATATACTAGCTCTGCTACCCATTTCGGCGTCCTGTGTTTTTGTTATTATTGCGCAAAGTGCTGCAACTTCACGTGCTTTTGCAAACATGTTTCATGAACATGTTGATGAAAATGCAGATATTGTGGGCCTGTGTGCTGCCAATGCTGCGGCTGCCTTAACAGGCACGTTTACGGTAAATGGTAGCCCCACGCAAACAGCTATGGCTGTGCAGGCAGGCGCAAGATCACAAAAAGCACAGCTTGTTTTTGCTGCTGTAACAGCCTGTGTACTTTTGTTTTTTCCTGCACCGTTGCAGTATCTCCCCCGTTGCGTGCTTGGTGCCATTGTGTTTTGTGTGGCCGTGCGAATGATAGATATTCAGGCGCTTAATGGCATTCGCAATGAAAGCCCCGGAGAATTTCGTTTAGCACTGGTAACAGCCACTACGGTTGTAAGTGTAGGGGTGGAACAGGGTATCTTTATTGCTATTGCGCTTTCTTTATTTCGGCACGTTCGGCATAGCTATATGCCGCATACGTTGGTAATGGCACCAGAAGCCACGACTGGAATGTTAGAGGCTGAAGCGGTGGCACCCGGAGAGCAAAGTATGCCGGGTATTATCATTTATCGGTTTTGTGCAGATTTATTTTATGCAAATTGTAATTTGTTTACTGATGATATCATGACGCTGATTTCATCCGCGCCGGACCCGGTAAAATGTGTTGTGGTAGATTGCAGTGCAATTACCGATATTGACTATTCAGCCGCGCAAGTGGTGCGGGATGTTTTGCAAAGGCTGCATGCACGTGGGATTACCGTGTTGTTTGGTCGTGTTGCGCCATTTTTTCTAAAAGATATGGAGCGCCACCATATTATCGCAGTGCTTGGAAAGGATAATATTTACATGCAGCTTCACACAGCGTTGGCGAGTGCTCGTAAGCTGTGTGGTAGCACGCAAGCTTTATAA
- the arsC gene encoding arsenate reductase (glutaredoxin) (This arsenate reductase requires both glutathione and glutaredoxin to convert arsenate to arsenite, after which the efflux transporter formed by ArsA and ArsB can extrude the arsenite from the cell, providing resistance.) — protein MSVTLYHNPSCGTSRTVLGLIRDAGIEPEIILYLKAPPTRAELESILAKGKLSARDILRSKEALCKELGLDAPDISDDQILDAIAEYPKLLNRPVVVTPKGAKACRPADIVLELL, from the coding sequence ATGTCAGTTACTCTCTACCACAATCCTTCCTGCGGCACTTCACGCACAGTTCTGGGCCTTATTCGAGATGCGGGAATTGAACCGGAAATTATCCTTTATCTGAAAGCTCCCCCAACTCGTGCGGAATTGGAAAGCATTCTTGCCAAAGGAAAATTGAGCGCACGCGACATTTTGCGCAGCAAGGAAGCATTATGTAAGGAACTGGGGCTTGACGCACCCGATATCAGCGATGATCAGATTCTTGATGCCATTGCAGAATATCCCAAACTTCTCAATCGTCCTGTTGTAGTCACACCCAAAGGTGCAAAAGCCTGTCGCCCGGCGGATATTGTGCTGGAACTGTTATAA